The proteins below come from a single Zhouia spongiae genomic window:
- a CDS encoding TonB-dependent receptor plug domain-containing protein: MSIISKVLKERTPYASYKGTLYIVFLALTFLTIQVKAQESHDNDTLAPIVNLNEVILISSKLKKNNLNYQKQTKPLSSLGEYLESSRKVNMVKRGAYAWEPMLNGMSSERLAVTIDGMRIFGACTDKMDPVTSYVDVSNLSEAHIASGQQGAEYGNTIGGGINLALDKEGFKNQGWTGSLDSGYESNNSLYVLGAETSYSGNHFYLNSDLVYRKADNYKAGGNEEVLFSQYEKYNLSLNSGYKLNDRQDLSATFIYDEARDIGYPALPMDVSLARAFIGSVAFNQDTLFSLFSDWETKAYFNTIKHVMDDTKRPDVPIHMDMPGWSDTYGFYTSLKLNKDRHDFKFKIDGYYNKSFAEMTMYPNNPNEDLMYMLTWPDVRTFNSGIYAEDKMNLEWGHLLLSTRLDIQRSNIKNEFGLNSLKIFYPDMEDSRTRVLKSFSAQFHKQLGNFHLYTGGSFGDRAPSVSEGFGFYLYNSFDNFDYVGNPGLKNEKSLEFNAKIGFIKGAVKTHLEVNHFIINDYIIGVPDASLSPMTIGADGIKIYTNLERAKITNLTFDASCDLNRYFKWSGLISYHRGFDQDREDLPLISPLQYRSRLVFNRRRFSGSISINGAARQNHYSPQYGEDRTDSYTVFSAAVGKQFYIANDDFYVKAGIENIFDSNYSTYTDWKNLPRMGRNFFITLSYTIK, translated from the coding sequence ATGAGTATCATCAGCAAGGTGCTTAAGGAACGGACTCCTTATGCATCGTACAAGGGTACTTTATATATCGTGTTCTTGGCACTAACCTTTTTAACAATACAGGTAAAAGCACAAGAAAGTCACGATAATGACACCCTTGCTCCTATCGTTAATTTAAATGAGGTCATTTTGATCTCGAGCAAACTGAAAAAAAACAATTTAAACTATCAAAAACAGACCAAGCCTTTGTCTTCCTTAGGCGAATATCTTGAGAGCTCAAGAAAGGTCAACATGGTGAAGAGAGGAGCCTACGCATGGGAACCTATGCTCAACGGCATGTCATCTGAACGGCTGGCAGTAACCATTGATGGAATGCGGATTTTTGGAGCATGCACCGATAAAATGGATCCCGTTACATCATACGTAGACGTATCCAATCTCTCTGAAGCTCACATAGCTTCCGGTCAGCAAGGCGCTGAATACGGAAATACAATCGGCGGGGGGATTAATCTTGCACTCGATAAAGAAGGATTTAAAAACCAGGGATGGACCGGATCATTAGATTCAGGTTATGAATCTAATAACAGCCTGTATGTTCTGGGGGCAGAAACAAGCTATTCGGGTAATCATTTCTACCTGAATTCAGACTTGGTGTACCGCAAAGCAGATAATTACAAAGCAGGGGGCAACGAGGAAGTCCTTTTTTCTCAATATGAAAAATACAACCTTTCTTTAAACAGCGGTTATAAACTAAATGACCGACAAGACCTCTCCGCTACTTTTATATACGATGAAGCAAGAGATATAGGTTATCCGGCACTTCCCATGGATGTTTCGCTAGCACGTGCTTTTATCGGATCTGTTGCCTTCAATCAAGACACTTTATTCTCACTTTTTTCTGACTGGGAAACAAAAGCATATTTTAATACGATAAAGCATGTCATGGACGACACAAAGCGCCCTGATGTTCCTATTCATATGGATATGCCGGGTTGGAGCGACACCTATGGTTTTTACACCTCTTTAAAATTAAATAAAGACCGTCACGATTTTAAATTTAAAATCGACGGATATTACAACAAGTCGTTTGCAGAGATGACCATGTATCCTAATAATCCAAACGAAGATCTGATGTATATGCTTACCTGGCCGGATGTAAGAACTTTTAACAGCGGTATCTATGCTGAGGATAAGATGAACCTGGAATGGGGTCACTTATTGCTGTCAACCAGGCTCGACATACAGAGAAGCAACATCAAAAATGAATTTGGACTCAACAGTCTCAAGATTTTTTATCCCGATATGGAAGACAGCCGGACCAGGGTACTAAAGAGTTTCTCTGCCCAGTTCCACAAACAATTGGGTAATTTTCATCTGTATACCGGAGGTTCGTTTGGAGACCGGGCGCCTTCTGTATCTGAAGGGTTTGGTTTTTACCTCTATAATAGCTTTGATAATTTTGACTATGTAGGGAATCCGGGACTCAAAAACGAGAAATCACTGGAATTCAATGCCAAAATAGGCTTTATAAAAGGAGCTGTTAAAACCCATCTGGAAGTCAATCATTTTATAATAAATGATTATATAATCGGGGTTCCCGATGCTTCTTTAAGTCCGATGACTATCGGGGCCGACGGGATTAAAATATATACCAACCTCGAAAGGGCAAAGATCACGAACCTGACCTTCGACGCTTCCTGTGATCTTAACAGGTATTTTAAATGGTCAGGGCTCATTTCATACCATAGGGGATTTGATCAGGACAGAGAAGACCTGCCCCTGATCAGCCCCCTTCAATACAGGAGCCGGCTGGTATTTAACCGCCGGAGATTTTCAGGAAGTATCAGCATCAACGGCGCTGCCAGACAAAACCACTATAGTCCGCAATACGGAGAAGACCGGACGGACAGCTACACAGTCTTTTCTGCCGCTGTCGGAAAACAATTTTATATCGCAAATGATGACTTCTATGTGAAAGCAGGAATCGAAAATATTTTTGACAGTAATTATTCAACCTACACAGACTGGAAGAACCTCCCAAGAATGGGACGTAACTTCTTTATCACATTATCATATACCATTAAATAA
- a CDS encoding acyl-CoA thioesterase, which yields MKVYEKHITVQQEDLDAMNHVNNVRYVQWVQDIAEEHWISIADTNQQHRYLWVVLSHHIEYKGEALLNDLITLKTYVSSSEGVRSIRKVEMFNAKTEKLLVKAETNWCLINAETKRPMRIPDEIKGIFKP from the coding sequence TTGAAAGTTTACGAAAAACACATTACCGTACAACAGGAAGATCTCGATGCCATGAACCATGTAAATAACGTTCGTTATGTACAGTGGGTTCAGGATATTGCTGAGGAACACTGGATATCCATAGCTGACACCAACCAACAACACCGCTATCTATGGGTCGTATTAAGCCATCACATTGAATATAAAGGCGAAGCTTTACTAAACGATCTTATTACACTTAAAACCTACGTCAGCAGTTCTGAAGGCGTAAGATCAATACGCAAGGTTGAAATGTTTAATGCCAAAACCGAAAAATTGTTGGTAAAAGCAGAAACAAATTGGTGCCTGATAAACGCTGAAACCAAACGCCCGATGCGTATTCCGGATGAAATTAAAGGAATCTTCAAACCATAG
- a CDS encoding SDR family oxidoreductase, producing the protein MSKVVLITGGSSGIGKSIAEFLTHKGFTVYGTSRNPERIQEELPFKLVKLDVGDASTIATAVATVVRNENRLDIVINNAGVGITGPIEETPQEEIHKVFSTNLYGPIEVMKAVLPQMRKQHSGLIINITSIAGYMGLPYRGLYSASKGALELVTEAMRMETKDFGVQITNLAPGDFATNIAAGRYHAPVTEGSPYKKPYGDTLNLINDHVDDGGNPADVARTVYTIINTPKPKIHYKVGAFMQKFSIVLKHILPDKVYEKLLLNHYKL; encoded by the coding sequence ATGTCTAAAGTTGTTTTAATTACCGGGGGATCGTCCGGTATCGGGAAATCTATCGCTGAGTTTTTGACACATAAGGGGTTTACGGTCTATGGTACCAGTAGAAATCCTGAACGGATTCAGGAGGAATTACCTTTTAAGCTGGTAAAACTGGATGTAGGAGACGCTTCGACTATAGCGACTGCTGTTGCGACCGTTGTCAGGAATGAAAATCGACTGGATATAGTAATTAATAATGCAGGAGTTGGTATTACCGGACCGATAGAAGAGACCCCACAGGAGGAGATACATAAAGTGTTCAGTACGAATCTATATGGCCCGATCGAAGTAATGAAGGCCGTATTGCCCCAGATGCGTAAGCAACACAGTGGTTTGATAATTAACATAACTTCTATAGCAGGGTATATGGGATTGCCATACAGGGGGCTTTATTCTGCCTCTAAAGGAGCGCTTGAGCTGGTTACAGAAGCGATGCGTATGGAAACGAAAGATTTTGGTGTACAGATCACCAATCTGGCTCCGGGTGATTTTGCAACGAATATTGCGGCAGGGCGTTATCATGCACCGGTAACAGAAGGGTCTCCTTATAAAAAACCTTACGGAGATACATTGAACCTGATCAATGATCATGTTGATGACGGAGGGAATCCTGCTGATGTAGCCAGGACCGTATACACCATCATTAACACGCCTAAGCCTAAAATTCATTATAAGGTGGGGGCTTTTATGCAGAAGTTCTCTATTGTTCTTAAGCATATTTTACCTGACAAAGTTTACGAGAAACTATTACTGAATCATTATAAGTTGTAG
- a CDS encoding acyltransferase family protein has product MKNRILSIDVLRGITICLMIVVNTPGSWSYVYAPLKHSEWHGCTPTDLVFPSFLFVVGLSMSISLKKLNRDNHRKIRNKLLKRGAVIFLIGLLLNWFPFYQTNIADLRIFGVLQRIALAFMLAGIVITLIQNTRSLILSLIALLLTHWSLLYFLGGTTPYDLESNISGTIDIWLLGSNHVYSGFGIPFDPEGLLGTLSSAAQVILGYLIGKNTLKHGKPGTKELNHLAVVSLSLIAVSLVWNFVYPINKPLWTGSYTLYTSGIITGFWAILIWVIDIGKKEKWTLPFKVFGQNPLASYVLSIIVVKLFIYVFKINGTTLYGWSFKHLFQRIFENHLASFMYALAFTFIIWLFAFWLYKKGKVIKI; this is encoded by the coding sequence ATGAAAAATCGTATTTTATCTATTGATGTATTAAGAGGAATTACTATTTGTTTAATGATTGTAGTTAATACTCCCGGGTCGTGGAGCTATGTTTATGCCCCGCTTAAACATTCCGAATGGCACGGTTGTACTCCGACAGACCTGGTCTTCCCAAGCTTTTTATTTGTTGTCGGACTTTCGATGTCTATTTCCCTGAAAAAGCTTAACCGTGATAATCATAGAAAAATACGCAATAAACTACTTAAAAGAGGCGCTGTTATATTTTTAATCGGCCTGCTGCTCAACTGGTTTCCTTTTTATCAAACCAACATTGCCGATCTCAGAATCTTCGGAGTCCTGCAACGGATTGCTTTAGCATTCATGCTTGCCGGCATTGTAATTACCTTAATACAGAACACACGTTCATTAATTCTTTCCCTTATAGCCTTATTGCTAACACATTGGAGCCTATTATACTTTCTGGGAGGTACAACACCTTATGACCTCGAATCTAACATAAGCGGAACAATAGACATATGGCTCCTGGGTTCAAATCATGTTTATAGCGGCTTCGGAATACCTTTTGATCCTGAAGGATTATTAGGAACACTCTCAAGCGCGGCTCAGGTAATACTTGGTTACCTTATTGGCAAAAACACTTTAAAACATGGTAAACCAGGCACAAAGGAACTCAATCACCTCGCTGTTGTTTCTCTATCTCTGATAGCTGTAAGTCTGGTATGGAATTTTGTGTACCCTATTAATAAACCTCTGTGGACCGGATCTTATACACTCTATACCTCTGGTATAATAACAGGCTTCTGGGCTATCCTGATTTGGGTAATTGATATCGGAAAAAAAGAAAAATGGACACTTCCTTTTAAAGTGTTCGGACAAAATCCGCTGGCCAGTTATGTACTTTCTATTATCGTCGTAAAACTGTTTATATACGTATTTAAGATAAATGGTACAACGTTATACGGATGGTCTTTTAAACACCTGTTTCAGCGTATATTTGAAAATCACCTTGCCAGTTTCATGTATGCACTTGCATTTACTTTTATAATATGGTTGTTTGCTTTTTGGTTATATAAAAAAGGGAAAGTAATCAAGATCTGA
- the fsa gene encoding fructose-6-phosphate aldolase gives MKFFIDTANLDQIKEAEALGVLDGVTTNPSLMAKEGITGRNNILKHYVDICNSVEGDVSAEVIATDFEGIIKEGEELAELHEQIVVKVPMIKDGVKALKYFSDKGIRTNCTLVFSVGQAILAAKAGATYVSPFIGRLDDISTDGLQLIADIRQIYDNYAFETQILAASVRHTMHVIDCAKIGADVMTGPLSSITGLLNHPLTDIGLEKFLADYNKGNS, from the coding sequence ATGAAGTTTTTTATCGATACTGCAAACCTGGATCAGATTAAAGAAGCTGAGGCTCTAGGTGTATTGGACGGAGTTACTACAAACCCGTCGTTGATGGCAAAAGAAGGAATTACAGGAAGAAACAACATATTAAAGCATTATGTTGATATCTGTAATTCGGTTGAAGGAGATGTTTCTGCCGAAGTAATAGCAACAGATTTTGAGGGCATCATTAAAGAAGGTGAGGAGCTTGCAGAGTTGCACGAGCAAATTGTAGTGAAAGTTCCTATGATCAAGGATGGCGTTAAAGCACTTAAATATTTCAGTGATAAGGGAATCAGAACTAACTGTACATTGGTGTTCTCTGTCGGACAAGCAATATTAGCTGCTAAAGCAGGAGCCACTTATGTATCTCCTTTTATTGGCCGCTTAGATGATATTTCTACAGATGGATTGCAGCTGATTGCTGACATCAGGCAGATATATGACAATTATGCTTTTGAGACTCAGATTTTGGCTGCTTCAGTTCGTCATACGATGCACGTGATTGATTGTGCCAAGATCGGAGCAGATGTAATGACCGGGCCTTTATCGTCTATTACAGGATTGTTAAATCATCCGTTAACCGACATCGGACTTGAGAAGTTTTTAGCAGATTACAATAAAGGAAACAGCTAA
- the proC gene encoding pyrroline-5-carboxylate reductase, with amino-acid sequence MKVLVIGAGNMGLTYSEGMSNSPFLGKHKLRIFDTDPEKISALQKNHNFKVYKDLTAPLGDSDIIFIAVKPYHADGLFKTMKPFINQEQVFVSLMAGVTIDTIQKGLGIGKVIRTMPNLPAQVGKGVTSFTESEEVSRLELLAVRNLLDTTGESVYVDTERDVDASTGISGSGPAYVFYFMQSMLEAAQKMGFSEADSKTLVSNTFEGAVELFNQNDLSPESWMNRVASKGGTTRAALDSMEDNNVKELIKEAAYAAFNRAVELGK; translated from the coding sequence ATGAAAGTTTTAGTCATTGGAGCCGGTAACATGGGGCTCACTTATTCGGAAGGTATGTCGAACTCTCCTTTTTTGGGGAAGCATAAACTAAGAATATTTGACACCGATCCAGAGAAAATTTCTGCCCTGCAAAAAAATCACAATTTTAAAGTTTACAAGGATCTGACTGCGCCTCTTGGTGATAGTGATATCATTTTTATTGCGGTGAAGCCATATCACGCAGATGGATTATTCAAGACCATGAAACCGTTTATTAATCAGGAGCAGGTGTTTGTATCATTAATGGCCGGTGTAACTATAGATACTATTCAAAAAGGTTTAGGGATAGGTAAAGTCATCAGGACGATGCCTAACTTACCGGCACAGGTAGGAAAGGGAGTTACTTCATTTACGGAATCGGAAGAGGTCTCCCGTTTAGAACTGTTGGCAGTTCGGAACTTGCTGGATACTACAGGAGAATCTGTTTATGTAGATACGGAAAGGGATGTGGATGCGTCAACAGGAATTTCCGGGAGCGGCCCGGCTTATGTGTTTTATTTTATGCAATCGATGTTGGAAGCTGCCCAGAAAATGGGATTTTCTGAAGCTGATTCCAAGACTCTGGTGAGTAATACTTTTGAAGGAGCGGTCGAATTGTTTAACCAGAATGACCTTTCACCGGAAAGCTGGATGAACCGTGTAGCATCAAAAGGAGGTACTACCCGTGCTGCTTTAGATTCAATGGAAGACAATAATGTTAAGGAATTGATCAAAGAGGCTGCCTATGCTGCATTTAACAGGGCGGTGGAATTAGGTAAATAG
- a CDS encoding TetR/AcrR family transcriptional regulator, translating into MSLSSVSKKKVGKKKTKQRIIDYAIDLFNKNGVQNVTSRHIAAEMGISHGNLDYHYNTKEDLLLAIYDQMRSEMSESYLIKDTYSSSFEHLHRLLIHLAHFHLKYKFFHLDLLEMYRGYPRINEILQQNLILRRDQMAALFKKFIDEDLIVGASTDDYIRLRHTIRIVITFWLIQQEVLKSFTFQQEGEMVKHVWELLLPYMTDKGMDEYKRVMDSFPFSS; encoded by the coding sequence ATGAGCTTGAGTTCAGTATCTAAAAAGAAAGTTGGAAAAAAGAAGACGAAACAACGCATAATTGACTATGCGATAGATCTGTTTAATAAGAATGGAGTTCAGAATGTAACCAGTCGCCACATAGCTGCAGAAATGGGGATAAGTCATGGTAATCTCGATTATCATTATAACACCAAAGAAGATTTATTATTGGCGATATATGATCAGATGCGATCTGAAATGTCAGAATCTTATTTGATAAAGGATACGTATTCAAGTTCTTTTGAACACCTCCATCGGCTGTTAATCCACTTGGCTCATTTTCATCTAAAGTACAAGTTCTTTCATTTAGACCTGTTAGAGATGTACAGGGGTTACCCAAGGATAAATGAAATTCTACAGCAGAATTTGATCTTAAGAAGGGATCAGATGGCTGCTCTTTTTAAAAAATTTATCGATGAAGACCTGATCGTCGGTGCATCTACAGACGATTATATCCGACTGAGGCATACTATCAGGATCGTTATTACTTTTTGGCTGATCCAGCAGGAAGTATTGAAAAGTTTTACATTTCAGCAGGAAGGAGAAATGGTAAAACATGTTTGGGAATTATTATTGCCGTATATGACTGATAAGGGAATGGATGAGTACAAACGCGTAATGGATAGTTTTCCTTTTTCGAGTTAG
- the proB gene encoding glutamate 5-kinase translates to MDDIKRVVVKVGTNVMTNKDNRILQPVLKELVRQISVLYERDIMTILVSSGSSIAGQEILGHSDIEDPSTRRQVFSAVGQPRMMRHYYSIFHDYGMRCAQVLATKRDFAPGKHRENMINCYEGLLSEGVIPVANEDDAVSLSMSMFSDNDELASLVAELINADMLIILTDIDGLYTGHPDDENSEKIDEVKIDENVEKYVQKSEKGEGEGRGGMESKLKIAKGAAGKDIPTYIANGKRENVIVDIIDGKDVGTKFIS, encoded by the coding sequence ATGGATGATATAAAAAGAGTTGTTGTAAAGGTCGGAACCAATGTTATGACCAATAAGGACAACCGGATTTTACAACCTGTCTTAAAAGAATTGGTACGACAGATCAGTGTGTTGTATGAACGGGATATTATGACCATTTTGGTTTCCTCCGGTTCGTCTATAGCCGGACAAGAGATATTGGGACATTCGGATATAGAGGATCCTTCTACAAGGAGACAAGTTTTTTCGGCGGTAGGACAACCACGGATGATGCGTCATTATTATAGTATATTTCACGATTACGGAATGCGTTGTGCCCAGGTATTGGCCACAAAGCGGGATTTTGCCCCGGGGAAACACCGGGAAAATATGATCAACTGTTATGAGGGCTTACTTTCAGAAGGGGTTATTCCGGTAGCGAATGAAGATGATGCGGTTTCGCTTTCCATGTCGATGTTTTCAGATAATGATGAATTGGCCAGCCTGGTGGCTGAATTGATAAATGCAGATATGTTGATCATCCTCACCGATATTGACGGACTTTATACCGGGCATCCGGATGATGAGAACTCCGAAAAAATAGACGAGGTTAAAATTGATGAAAACGTAGAAAAGTACGTCCAGAAATCTGAAAAAGGAGAAGGAGAAGGACGAGGTGGTATGGAATCTAAGTTAAAGATAGCAAAAGGAGCTGCAGGGAAAGACATCCCGACCTATATTGCCAATGGTAAGCGAGAAAATGTAATTGTTGACATCATAGACGGAAAAGATGTCGGCACAAAATTTATTTCTTAA
- a CDS encoding glutamate-5-semialdehyde dehydrogenase — protein sequence MKLLNTTVKNKVLGSMMKIIDRERANIIKENKKDLEAFNKEDQALYDRLIVNHDKVDGMIRAIEEVREQDDPVGKLKSEVVLESGLKVTNKTAPFGTIMIIYESRPDVTIEAAVLAFKANNKIFLKGGKEAYNSNVVLEKCWHEALEANGLSKDWITLLHINRQETQEFLKHPPEQLDLIVPRGGERLIRFVKEHSTCAVLVSGRGNNFLYVAEDADWEKAVKVILNAKTDKISGCNALDKVLIDKRIPGYRDKVKELDKILEAAGVEVLVDRNIKQTLGQRTEIPNKDIWYEEFLALKIVMAAVDNVDEAIAMINEYSGGHSASILTENTDKAQKFMEQVDSAAVYHNASTRFTDGGQMGVGAELAISTDKLHHRGPLGLKQLVTNKYYVFGDGHIRT from the coding sequence ATGAAATTATTGAATACAACCGTAAAAAATAAGGTGCTTGGCTCAATGATGAAAATTATTGACCGTGAGCGGGCAAATATAATTAAGGAGAACAAGAAAGACCTTGAAGCTTTTAACAAGGAAGATCAGGCCTTGTACGACCGGCTGATTGTTAACCACGACAAGGTTGATGGTATGATCAGGGCTATTGAAGAGGTCAGGGAACAGGATGACCCTGTCGGGAAATTAAAATCAGAGGTCGTACTGGAGAGTGGACTTAAAGTAACTAATAAGACAGCTCCTTTCGGTACGATTATGATCATTTATGAGTCAAGGCCGGATGTCACTATAGAGGCTGCCGTATTGGCTTTTAAAGCCAATAATAAGATCTTCTTAAAAGGAGGAAAGGAAGCTTATAACAGCAATGTGGTATTAGAGAAGTGCTGGCATGAGGCACTGGAAGCAAATGGATTGTCTAAGGACTGGATCACTTTATTGCATATCAACAGACAAGAGACACAGGAATTTTTAAAGCATCCGCCGGAACAGCTTGATTTGATTGTGCCAAGAGGAGGGGAACGCCTGATCAGGTTTGTAAAAGAACATTCAACTTGCGCTGTCTTGGTGAGTGGCAGGGGGAATAACTTCCTTTATGTGGCTGAAGATGCTGATTGGGAAAAGGCGGTAAAAGTAATCTTAAATGCTAAAACCGATAAGATTTCCGGATGTAATGCTCTAGATAAAGTGTTAATAGATAAGCGTATTCCGGGGTACCGGGATAAGGTTAAGGAGCTTGATAAGATTCTGGAGGCAGCGGGTGTTGAGGTTTTAGTTGACAGGAATATTAAACAGACCCTGGGCCAAAGAACTGAAATACCAAATAAGGATATATGGTACGAAGAGTTTTTGGCTCTGAAGATAGTCATGGCAGCGGTAGATAATGTAGATGAAGCTATTGCGATGATTAATGAGTATTCGGGTGGACATTCAGCGTCTATTTTAACTGAAAATACGGATAAGGCTCAAAAGTTTATGGAACAGGTAGATAGTGCTGCGGTATATCATAATGCTTCCACGAGGTTTACCGATGGTGGACAGATGGGAGTAGGAGCGGAGCTGGCCATCAGTACCGATAAGCTGCACCACCGTGGACCATTAGGTTTAAAGCAATTGGTTACCAATAAATATTATGTTTTTGGCGACGGGCATATAAGAACTTAA
- a CDS encoding glutaminyl-peptide cyclotransferase yields the protein MKFYKILIFSFLPVFFMACNGKHATKKNRLSINIEAPEKNIHLNDVIKVYIKNPKDLTISGVSYKLDGNEVSITDNTLRLEDIKLGKHLLEASVKTEGEMITVSKSFTVFNHTAPKVYTYKIINEYPHDIEAFTQGFEFYRDTLFEGTGRNGLSKLRKINFKTGQPYKEIKLANAYFGEGITILNDKVYQLTWQGNTGFVYDVNTFEKLNTFKYDHSKEGWGLCNDGKKLFKSDGTERIWTLDPDTLVEESYIEVYTNKTKLQKINELEYVNGKIYANTWQFEKEVGIIINPENGAVEGVIDFSGLKDKVKQHPALDVLNGIAYNKSRKTFFITGKNWDKTFEVELIAR from the coding sequence ATGAAATTTTATAAAATTTTAATTTTCAGTTTTTTACCTGTTTTCTTTATGGCCTGTAACGGGAAACACGCTACAAAAAAAAATCGATTATCTATAAATATTGAGGCCCCGGAAAAGAACATCCACCTGAATGATGTTATAAAAGTCTATATTAAAAACCCAAAAGATTTAACGATTTCAGGTGTCTCGTATAAGCTTGATGGCAATGAGGTCAGTATTACAGACAACACATTAAGACTTGAAGACATAAAACTGGGAAAACACCTGCTCGAAGCTTCAGTTAAAACAGAAGGTGAAATGATTACGGTCTCTAAAAGCTTTACTGTTTTTAATCATACGGCTCCAAAGGTATATACTTATAAAATTATTAATGAGTACCCACACGATATTGAAGCCTTTACTCAGGGGTTCGAATTTTACCGGGACACACTTTTTGAAGGCACGGGTCGTAATGGCTTATCAAAACTTCGAAAAATTAACTTTAAAACAGGACAACCTTATAAAGAGATAAAATTAGCCAATGCCTATTTTGGTGAAGGTATTACCATCTTAAATGATAAAGTATATCAGCTTACATGGCAAGGCAATACAGGATTTGTTTACGATGTGAACACTTTTGAAAAATTAAATACTTTTAAGTACGATCATAGCAAAGAAGGCTGGGGACTTTGTAATGATGGAAAAAAATTATTCAAAAGTGACGGAACAGAACGTATCTGGACTTTAGATCCGGATACCCTTGTAGAGGAAAGTTACATTGAAGTATACACCAACAAAACAAAACTTCAGAAAATAAATGAGCTTGAATATGTAAACGGTAAAATCTATGCCAATACATGGCAGTTCGAAAAAGAAGTTGGTATTATTATCAACCCTGAAAATGGTGCTGTAGAGGGAGTGATCGATTTCTCAGGACTAAAAGATAAAGTAAAACAACACCCCGCCCTTGATGTTCTAAACGGTATTGCCTATAATAAATCAAGGAAAACATTTTTTATCACAGGAAAGAACTGGGACAAAACATTTGAGGTAGAATTAATCGCCAGATAA